One Candidatus Zixiibacteriota bacterium genomic region harbors:
- the aroQ gene encoding type II 3-dehydroquinate dehydratase has product MDNITIINGPNLNLLGKREPEIYGNQTLEQINKSLTITASKLELNLSFFECNSEGEIIDIIQATGSKSVGLIINPGGYSHTSVAILDALKMLSIPVIEVHLSNLYKREEFRHKSITASAAWGVISGFGSHGYHLALHALRRRLDEE; this is encoded by the coding sequence ATGGATAATATCACTATCATAAACGGGCCGAATCTCAATCTGCTTGGAAAACGCGAGCCGGAGATATACGGCAACCAGACACTCGAGCAGATAAACAAATCGCTGACGATCACCGCTTCCAAGCTCGAACTCAACCTGTCGTTCTTCGAGTGCAACTCCGAGGGTGAGATAATCGACATCATCCAGGCAACCGGAAGCAAGTCCGTCGGACTTATAATCAATCCCGGCGGATACTCGCACACGTCGGTAGCCATATTGGATGCACTGAAAATGCTTTCGATTCCCGTAATAGAAGTTCACCTCTCGAACTTGTACAAGCGTGAAGAATTCCGCCACAAATCTATTACAGCTTCAGCTGCCTGGGGAGTTATCTCCGGATTCGGGAGTCACGGTTATCACCTCGCACTGCATGCTCTCAGGAGACGGCTCGATGAAGAATAG
- a CDS encoding aminotransferase class IV → MKNRMLAYFEGRIVPEERAQISIKTHAFNYGTCAFEGMKAFHLGDQKWNLFRIDDHVRRLLRTCGIMHIEPPATYDEITDSIKELVLKNGLDSDIYIRPMIYCSLQGVGLGKLSPTELAIFCLPVDRVRHKVFRTRFSKTVRIPPEAIPSHGKITGMYVNSFIAQREVAEQGDEIALMKSIDGYVTEAFGMNLFVVKKNRCITSPVSIGVLDGITRRSIMKFCVEDLGMTVEERLYTPRFLHNADEIFICGTGAGVNSVISVDGRNIGNGNRGEVTRKLFKLYWSVIHADNSDYNSWYNVISRR, encoded by the coding sequence ATGAAGAATAGGATGCTCGCATATTTCGAAGGCCGGATAGTCCCAGAAGAACGGGCACAAATTTCCATCAAGACTCACGCCTTCAATTACGGTACCTGCGCTTTCGAAGGCATGAAGGCATTTCATCTCGGCGATCAGAAGTGGAATTTGTTTCGAATCGACGATCATGTGCGGCGGCTTCTTCGCACATGCGGAATCATGCACATCGAACCGCCCGCCACTTACGATGAGATCACAGACAGCATCAAGGAACTTGTCCTGAAGAACGGACTCGATAGCGACATTTATATACGCCCAATGATATACTGCTCACTTCAGGGTGTCGGACTTGGCAAGCTGTCGCCAACAGAGCTCGCGATTTTCTGCCTGCCAGTTGACAGAGTCAGGCACAAGGTTTTCCGTACAAGGTTCTCCAAAACCGTTCGAATACCTCCGGAGGCGATTCCATCCCACGGCAAGATCACCGGCATGTACGTCAACTCGTTCATCGCACAGCGAGAAGTCGCCGAGCAGGGGGACGAGATTGCCCTTATGAAGAGCATCGATGGATATGTCACAGAAGCTTTCGGGATGAACCTGTTCGTTGTCAAGAAAAATCGCTGCATCACATCGCCGGTTTCTATTGGTGTGCTCGATGGAATCACGCGCAGATCGATTATGAAGTTCTGTGTCGAAGACCTCGGAATGACTGTAGAAGAGCGCTTGTACACACCGCGATTTCTCCATAATGCTGATGAGATATTCATATGCGGAACTGGTGCGGGAGTAAACTCTGTGATTTCGGTCGACGGTCGAAACATCGGGAATGGAAATCGTGGGGAAGTAACGCGGAAGCTCTTCAAATTATACTGGTCGGTCATTCATGCTGACAATTCTGACTACAACTCCTGGTACAATGTCATCTCGAGAAGATGA
- a CDS encoding heavy-metal-associated domain-containing protein translates to MRIPKIIIPILVLLFIVGGYVFQSVFFFPTTEVAFSAQGDSTVEFIVDGIKCRGTAGFFTEMFQDTPGIESITTYAANHRAIFVYNSSEINPDRIKVIFEKEFRLQDGTFEAFFHEVERRVP, encoded by the coding sequence ATGCGAATTCCTAAGATCATTATACCGATTCTGGTGCTCCTCTTCATAGTGGGCGGATATGTTTTCCAGTCGGTCTTCTTCTTTCCAACGACTGAGGTCGCATTCTCTGCACAGGGTGATTCCACCGTCGAATTCATTGTCGACGGAATCAAGTGCCGAGGAACGGCGGGTTTCTTCACAGAGATGTTCCAGGACACTCCCGGCATCGAGAGCATAACGACCTATGCGGCGAATCACAGAGCGATCTTCGTCTACAATTCTTCCGAAATCAATCCCGACAGGATCAAGGTCATTTTCGAGAAGGAATTCAGGTTACAGGACGGAACATTCGAAGCGTTCTTTCATGAGGTGGAACGCAGAGTGCCATGA
- a CDS encoding 4Fe-4S binding protein, with protein MSIRYLRYAIQIFFLGAITYVALGFGSNGFEAFCPFGGVEALYGLFTTSNFTCALAPLNLSIFLGVIGLTIITKRSFCGWVCPIGTINEWISRLGDKVWPKRPRIPASADRYLRLLRYPVLAVVLYFTYRIGDLVFRGYDPFYIIFSGLGHGTLGYVSYAVMGAFVIGAFFQPMFFCRYFCPLAAALDPFSKIGLMRVSRNKETCIDCTICNQKCHFGLEPMVANKVTHRDCVNCLECVEACPVDNCLEVKAF; from the coding sequence CAGATATTCTTTCTCGGAGCGATCACATATGTCGCACTCGGCTTCGGCTCCAATGGTTTCGAGGCATTCTGTCCATTCGGTGGAGTTGAAGCGCTCTACGGTTTGTTCACGACGAGCAATTTCACATGCGCATTGGCACCGCTGAACTTATCGATATTTCTCGGTGTGATAGGGCTGACAATAATTACAAAACGGAGTTTCTGCGGTTGGGTCTGCCCGATCGGTACCATAAACGAATGGATCAGCCGACTCGGCGACAAAGTGTGGCCGAAGCGTCCGCGCATTCCTGCATCAGCAGATCGTTACCTGAGGCTCCTACGATACCCGGTTCTCGCGGTGGTGCTATACTTCACGTATCGAATCGGTGATCTTGTTTTCAGGGGATATGATCCGTTCTATATCATATTTTCAGGTCTCGGCCACGGTACTCTCGGTTATGTCAGCTATGCCGTGATGGGAGCTTTCGTCATCGGAGCGTTTTTCCAGCCGATGTTTTTCTGTCGATATTTCTGCCCGCTAGCGGCAGCGCTTGATCCATTCTCCAAGATCGGTCTGATGCGTGTCAGCCGCAACAAAGAGACCTGCATCGACTGCACGATCTGCAATCAGAAGTGTCATTTTGGTCTGGAGCCGATGGTCGCAAACAAGGTGACACATCGAGATTGCGTCAATTGTCTGGAATGTGTCGAGGCGTGCCCGGTGGACAACTGCCTCGAAGTGAAAGCGTTTTAG